One genomic segment of Fischerella sp. PCC 9605 includes these proteins:
- a CDS encoding choice-of-anchor I family protein has translation MTTSIKLSPIGRYTTGIFDEGAAEIPAYDPTSQRLFVVNAENVTVDVLDLSEPSNPTKLFAIDASAFGGSANSVAIKNGIVAIAIKNNNTQEPGKVVFTDTDGNFLNAVTVGALPDMLTFTPDGKKVLVANEGEPDDDYTIDPEGSVSIIDISSGVENLTEDNVTTADFKAFNHQLHELKNAGVRIFGPNASVAQDLEPEYITISPDSQTAWVALQENNALAVVDIESGTVTDILPLGFKDHSLYASSLQSYELSGDNIVGSGLTNENLVDPKSNAFDASDRDEEINIRNWPVKGIYQPDAIATFAIAGENYIITANEGDSRDYDAFSEEVRVKDLTLDPEAFPVAEALQADATLGRLLVTNTLGDTDGDGDFDELYSFGGRSFAIWDSQGNLVYDSGDEFERLTAQLLPKDFNSNNDSNNSFDSRSDDKGPEPEGVVTGVIGDRTYAFIGLERVGGVMVYDITQPTHPSFVQYINPRDFSVEFDVDEEGDPTPTPEQLAAVGDLGPEGLTFISAEDSPNGQPLLVVANEVSGSTTVYEVKVPAPSTSAFTLQLLHAADQEAGVPALEDAPNFSAVLNALKNQDADSDGNPDYPNTLVLSSGDAYIPSPFFFASETAFGGQGRGDILIQNELGFDAIAFGNHEFDLGTGTVADLIKADEDYPGTNFPYLSANLDFSTDEDLAALVTEDGQEASEIPNSIAGNTIITVNGEKIGVVGATTPTLRTISSPGGVTVLPEDFDDSDPADVAALAAEIQTSVDELLTNNPEINKVVLLAHMQQISIEQQLAELLTGVDIIVAGGSNTLLADESDRLRVGDEVEGPYPILKTAADGNPVAVVNTDGNYKYVGRLVVDFDENGVIIPDSVDPNISGAYATDEEGVVAVDGTPDTEIVEITDTLEEVIVAQDGNIFGKTSVFLNGTRGDVRTQETNLGNLTADANLAVAQQIDPDAVISIKNGGGIRDNIGVFTFPPGSTNPEDAIKAPTEANPIAGKEEGDISQLDIANALRFNNELTLVTLTAEELLGVIEHGVAATEEGATPGRFPQVSGLAFSFDPDLPAGDRVQSLAVQDREGNILDVVVENGELVGDSTRTFRTVTLNFLANGGDGYTFPDTERLDLVTEDTDNPDPSTRTGAATFAPDYSEQDAFAEYLAANFSEVPFDLEDVSPEEDTRIQNLDFRTDTVLENPSSGNGNTSEENIVFNDGAGNALIVGNDSNNQLIGTEGNDLLWAGAGDDSLRGGLGNDILFGGSDRDTFVLAEGEGSDTIVDFNISEDFIGLTGGLSFGQISITQSGNNTIIGIENETLALLNGVNANLLQQSAFTIV, from the coding sequence ATGACAACTTCAATTAAACTTTCGCCAATTGGCAGATATACAACGGGTATCTTTGACGAGGGAGCAGCCGAAATTCCAGCTTACGATCCAACTTCGCAACGCCTGTTTGTAGTTAACGCTGAAAATGTAACAGTCGATGTGTTGGATTTGAGTGAACCCAGCAATCCGACTAAGCTATTTGCTATCGACGCTTCAGCTTTTGGTGGTAGCGCCAATAGTGTTGCCATCAAAAATGGTATCGTAGCGATCGCGATCAAAAACAACAACACACAGGAACCAGGCAAAGTCGTTTTCACCGACACTGATGGCAACTTTTTGAATGCTGTCACTGTTGGGGCATTGCCTGATATGTTAACCTTCACTCCCGACGGTAAGAAAGTGTTAGTTGCGAATGAAGGGGAACCCGACGACGACTACACTATTGACCCAGAAGGTTCTGTAAGCATTATCGACATTTCCTCTGGAGTAGAGAACCTCACCGAAGACAATGTTACCACTGCTGACTTTAAAGCATTTAATCACCAACTTCATGAGTTGAAAAATGCAGGTGTTCGCATTTTTGGGCCGAATGCTTCTGTTGCTCAGGATCTAGAGCCAGAATATATCACGATTTCCCCAGATTCTCAAACTGCCTGGGTAGCATTGCAAGAAAATAACGCCTTGGCAGTAGTTGACATAGAAAGCGGTACTGTTACTGATATTTTGCCCCTCGGCTTCAAAGACCATAGTCTTTACGCCTCTTCGCTACAAAGTTATGAGTTGTCTGGAGATAATATTGTAGGGTCAGGGCTGACTAACGAAAATCTTGTCGATCCGAAATCCAATGCTTTTGATGCCAGCGATCGCGATGAAGAGATTAACATCCGTAACTGGCCTGTCAAAGGTATTTATCAACCTGATGCGATCGCCACTTTTGCAATTGCTGGTGAAAATTACATTATTACCGCCAATGAAGGCGATTCCCGTGATTATGACGCTTTTAGCGAAGAGGTGCGAGTCAAAGATTTGACACTAGACCCTGAAGCTTTCCCGGTTGCAGAGGCACTGCAAGCAGATGCAACGTTAGGACGCCTGTTGGTAACTAATACTTTAGGCGATACGGATGGCGACGGGGATTTTGATGAACTTTACAGCTTTGGGGGTCGTTCCTTCGCCATCTGGGACAGTCAGGGAAACCTCGTTTACGATAGCGGTGATGAATTTGAACGGCTTACGGCTCAACTATTACCCAAAGATTTCAACTCTAACAACGATAGTAACAACTCCTTTGATAGCCGCAGTGACGATAAAGGCCCGGAACCAGAGGGAGTGGTGACAGGAGTTATTGGCGATCGCACATACGCATTTATCGGTCTAGAGCGAGTTGGCGGAGTCATGGTCTATGATATCACCCAACCAACTCACCCCAGCTTTGTTCAATATATTAACCCCCGCGACTTCAGCGTTGAGTTTGATGTTGACGAAGAAGGAGACCCCACCCCCACACCAGAACAGTTAGCAGCAGTAGGCGACCTCGGGCCAGAAGGATTAACTTTCATCTCTGCGGAGGATAGTCCTAACGGTCAACCTTTGCTGGTTGTTGCCAATGAAGTTAGCGGTTCAACGACAGTTTACGAGGTTAAGGTTCCAGCACCATCAACCTCTGCTTTCACACTCCAGCTGTTGCACGCCGCCGATCAAGAAGCAGGTGTTCCAGCTTTAGAGGATGCGCCCAACTTTTCCGCAGTTCTCAACGCCCTTAAAAATCAGGACGCTGACAGTGATGGCAACCCCGATTATCCTAACACCTTAGTACTTTCATCAGGAGATGCCTATATTCCCAGCCCGTTCTTCTTTGCCAGTGAAACGGCTTTTGGCGGTCAGGGTCGAGGAGATATTTTAATTCAAAACGAACTGGGCTTTGATGCGATCGCTTTTGGCAACCACGAATTTGACCTAGGTACTGGCACAGTTGCAGATTTAATCAAAGCTGACGAAGATTACCCTGGAACTAATTTTCCCTATCTCAGCGCCAACTTAGACTTCAGTACTGATGAAGATCTGGCAGCATTAGTCACTGAAGACGGACAAGAAGCCAGTGAAATTCCCAACAGTATTGCTGGCAACACTATCATTACCGTAAATGGTGAAAAGATTGGTGTTGTCGGTGCTACAACTCCCACACTGCGGACAATTTCCTCTCCCGGTGGTGTAACCGTACTACCAGAAGACTTTGATGATAGCGATCCGGCTGATGTTGCAGCACTCGCAGCAGAAATTCAAACTTCTGTTGATGAGCTTTTGACTAACAACCCAGAAATTAACAAAGTAGTTTTGCTAGCTCATATGCAACAAATTAGCATAGAGCAACAGCTAGCAGAGTTACTGACTGGGGTAGATATCATCGTCGCCGGTGGTTCCAACACCTTGCTAGCCGATGAGAGCGATCGCCTGCGAGTTGGAGACGAAGTAGAAGGCCCTTACCCGATTCTAAAGACAGCTGCTGATGGTAATCCTGTGGCTGTGGTCAACACCGATGGTAACTATAAATATGTCGGTCGTCTGGTTGTTGACTTTGACGAAAACGGAGTGATTATTCCCGATAGCGTTGACCCCAATATCAGTGGTGCTTACGCTACCGACGAGGAAGGAGTTGTAGCTGTTGATGGTACTCCTGACACAGAAATAGTGGAAATCACGGATACTCTTGAGGAAGTGATAGTTGCCCAAGACGGGAATATTTTCGGTAAAACAAGTGTCTTTCTCAACGGTACGCGCGGCGATGTTCGTACCCAAGAAACGAATTTAGGTAACTTAACAGCCGATGCTAACTTAGCAGTTGCCCAGCAAATCGATCCTGATGCAGTTATCTCCATTAAAAATGGTGGTGGTATCCGTGATAACATTGGTGTGTTTACCTTTCCTCCTGGTTCGACCAACCCCGAAGATGCAATTAAAGCTCCCACCGAAGCTAACCCCATCGCAGGTAAAGAAGAGGGAGATATTTCCCAACTCGACATTGCTAATGCCCTGCGTTTCAATAATGAATTAACACTAGTAACCCTAACCGCAGAAGAACTCTTAGGGGTAATTGAGCATGGCGTAGCGGCGACAGAGGAAGGAGCAACACCCGGACGCTTCCCACAAGTATCGGGATTGGCGTTTAGCTTTGATCCTGATTTGCCAGCAGGCGATCGCGTCCAGTCTCTGGCAGTGCAAGATCGAGAAGGCAACATTCTTGATGTTGTCGTTGAAAATGGTGAGTTAGTCGGCGATTCCACTCGTACCTTCCGCACCGTTACCCTCAACTTCTTAGCAAACGGAGGCGATGGCTATACCTTCCCCGACACAGAACGGTTAGATTTGGTAACAGAAGATACAGACAATCCCGACCCCAGTACGCGCACAGGTGCAGCAACCTTTGCACCGGACTACTCCGAACAAGATGCTTTCGCAGAATATCTAGCCGCTAACTTTAGCGAAGTTCCATTTGATCTGGAAGATGTTTCTCCAGAGGAAGATACGCGCATCCAAAATCTTGACTTCCGTACTGATACCGTATTAGAGAATCCATCATCTGGTAATGGCAATACTTCTGAGGAAAATATTGTCTTCAACGATGGCGCTGGTAATGCTCTCATTGTCGGTAATGACAGCAACAACCAATTGATTGGTACAGAAGGCAACGATTTACTTTGGGCTGGTGCTGGCGACGATTCGCTACGCGGCGGTCTGGGAAATGATATTCTCTTTGGAGGAAGCGATCGCGATACCTTTGTTTTAGCAGAAGGTGAAGGTTCCGACACCATTGTTGACTTCAACATCAGTGAAGATTTCATTGGTCTTACAGGCGGCTTGAGCTTCGGGCAAATATCTATCACCCAATCTGGTAACAATACAATCATTGGGATTGAAAACGAAACTTTAGCCCTTCTCAACGGCGTCAATGCCAATCTTCTGCAACAATCTGCCTTCACTATCGTTTAG